Proteins from a genomic interval of Orbaceae bacterium lpD02:
- the rsmG gene encoding 16S rRNA (guanine(527)-N(7))-methyltransferase RsmG produces the protein MLKNNLQSLIEKTDLVINEKQLDLLVCYVEMLNKWNKAYNLTSIRDPNEMLTKHIMDSLVISPYLKGESFIDVGTGPGLPGIPLAIINPDKQFDLVDSLGKRVRFLKQVKFELKIDNIHPVQSRIEEYTVKQFDGVISRAFASLADMLNWCHHLPNQNGIFYALKSMASQEELKYLPNTFTILDVIKLNVPNLNAERNLITIKNNNS, from the coding sequence ATGTTAAAAAATAACCTACAAAGCCTTATAGAAAAAACAGATCTAGTTATCAATGAAAAGCAATTAGATCTGCTTGTTTGCTACGTTGAAATGCTTAATAAATGGAACAAAGCTTATAATTTGACATCTATTAGAGATCCTAATGAAATGTTAACTAAGCATATTATGGATAGCTTAGTTATTTCACCTTATCTCAAAGGTGAGTCATTTATCGATGTAGGTACAGGCCCTGGCCTACCAGGAATACCGCTTGCTATAATTAATCCTGATAAGCAATTTGATTTAGTTGATAGCCTTGGTAAGCGAGTTAGGTTTTTAAAACAGGTTAAATTTGAATTAAAGATTGATAATATTCATCCTGTACAAAGTCGAATAGAAGAATATACGGTTAAACAATTTGATGGTGTAATTAGTCGTGCTTTTGCTTCATTAGCTGATATGCTTAATTGGTGTCACCATTTACCTAATCAAAATGGTATTTTTTATGCTTTAAAAAGTATGGCTTCTCAAGAAGAGTTAAAATATTTACCTAATACATTTACTATTTTGGATGTGATAAAGCTCAATGTCCCTAATCTTAATGCTGAGCGCAATTTAATCACGATAAAAAATAATAATAGTTAG
- the upp gene encoding uracil phosphoribosyltransferase codes for MKIVEVKHPLVRHKIGLMREHDISTKDFRDLASEVGSLLTYEATANLPTEKVTIQGWCGPIEVERIKGKKITVVPILRAGLGMMDGVLEHIPSARISVVGFYRNEETLEPVPYFQKLTSSIEDRMALVVDPMLATGGSMVATIDLLKQAGCKNIKVLVLVAAPEGIQALDKAHPDVELYTASIDEKLNEKGYIIPGLGDAGDKIFGTK; via the coding sequence ATGAAAATAGTTGAAGTAAAACACCCTCTGGTACGCCACAAAATTGGTTTAATGCGCGAACATGATATTTCAACCAAAGATTTTAGAGATTTAGCTAGCGAAGTTGGTAGTTTACTAACTTATGAAGCAACCGCAAATTTACCCACCGAAAAAGTGACTATTCAGGGCTGGTGTGGGCCTATTGAAGTAGAACGAATTAAAGGTAAAAAAATAACAGTAGTACCTATTTTACGTGCTGGTCTTGGTATGATGGACGGCGTGCTTGAACATATACCTAGTGCTAGAATCAGTGTTGTGGGTTTTTATCGTAATGAAGAAACACTAGAGCCCGTTCCTTACTTTCAAAAATTGACCTCTTCTATTGAAGATAGAATGGCTCTTGTTGTTGATCCTATGCTTGCAACGGGTGGATCAATGGTTGCAACCATTGATTTATTAAAGCAAGCAGGTTGTAAAAATATTAAAGTATTGGTTTTAGTTGCTGCGCCTGAAGGCATTCAAGCTTTAGATAAAGCTCATCCCGATGTAGAATTATATACGGCTTCAATCGATGAGAAGCTTAATGAAAAAGGTTATATCATTCCCGGATTAGGTGATGCTGGTGATAAGATCTTTGGTACTAAATAA
- a CDS encoding uracil-xanthine permease family protein, which translates to MSSNQIAKSIENNKHSWLDILAGAQMLFVAFGALVLVPLLTGLNPNVALFTAGVGTIIFQITTRGKVPVFLASSFAFIAPISYGVSQWGIPATLGGLVIAGFVFMFFSFLVKINGTEIINKILPPVVTGPIIMVIGLSLAPIAVNMAMGTGINTPLPKYQLIIISMASLITTLIVAIWAKGFFKLVPIISGIVVGYTLSCFLGLVDFNPIINAPWFALPTFTFPEFKWQAALYMIPIVIAPTIEHVGDIMAISSVTGKDYIKNPGLQKTLLGDGLATSVAGFLGGPPCITYAEVIGAVTLTRNFKTRVMTWAAIWAIIMSFIGKVGAFLASIPAVVMGGIMVLLFGSIASVGVNILVKHKVDLSISRNMCITALVLVFGIGGMIFDFGSYVLQGISLCGILAIILNLILPRP; encoded by the coding sequence ATGAGTTCAAATCAAATAGCAAAATCAATAGAAAATAATAAACATTCTTGGCTTGATATTTTAGCTGGTGCACAAATGTTATTTGTCGCATTCGGGGCATTAGTTTTAGTTCCATTATTAACAGGATTAAACCCTAATGTTGCACTATTTACAGCGGGCGTTGGTACTATTATTTTTCAAATAACAACCCGAGGTAAAGTTCCTGTCTTTTTAGCATCATCTTTTGCGTTTATTGCGCCTATTTCTTATGGTGTTTCACAATGGGGGATCCCAGCTACTCTTGGGGGATTGGTTATAGCTGGATTTGTTTTTATGTTTTTTTCATTTTTAGTAAAAATTAATGGTACTGAAATTATTAATAAAATATTACCACCTGTTGTAACGGGGCCCATTATTATGGTTATAGGTCTATCACTTGCTCCTATTGCTGTTAATATGGCGATGGGAACGGGAATCAACACACCTTTACCCAAGTATCAATTAATTATTATTTCTATGGCATCGCTTATTACTACGCTTATTGTTGCTATTTGGGCAAAAGGTTTTTTTAAACTGGTTCCAATTATTTCAGGAATCGTAGTTGGCTATACTCTTTCTTGTTTTCTTGGTTTGGTTGATTTTAATCCTATTATTAACGCACCTTGGTTTGCTTTACCAACTTTTACTTTTCCTGAATTTAAATGGCAAGCGGCGCTTTATATGATCCCAATTGTAATTGCACCTACAATTGAACATGTTGGTGATATTATGGCTATTAGTAGTGTAACGGGTAAAGATTATATTAAAAATCCAGGATTACAAAAAACATTATTAGGCGATGGCCTTGCAACATCAGTCGCTGGGTTTTTAGGTGGCCCACCTTGCATTACTTACGCAGAAGTTATTGGTGCAGTAACATTAACGCGTAATTTTAAAACTCGCGTTATGACGTGGGCCGCTATTTGGGCTATTATTATGTCATTTATTGGTAAGGTTGGTGCTTTTCTTGCCTCTATTCCTGCTGTTGTTATGGGGGGGATTATGGTTTTATTATTTGGTTCTATTGCATCAGTTGGCGTTAATATTTTAGTTAAACATAAAGTTGATTTATCAATATCACGCAACATGTGTATTACAGCACTTGTTTTAGTATTTGGTATCGGTGGGATGATTTTTGATTTTGGTTCCTATGTTTTACAGGGTATTAGTTTATGTGGAATTTTAGCCATCATTTTAAACCTTATTTTACCGCGCCCTTAA
- the hda gene encoding DnaA inactivator Hda, producing the protein MPVSLPDTETFTSFYTGDNLLLLNYLKETLSKSGFCFLYVWSAFLSGKTHLLHASCHYLSHLDKRISYIPLEQYLLLEPDILLGLDDYDLVCLDNIDKIAGNRAWEEAIFDLFNRLLENNNSKLLITGNAPPKQIPFILPDLISRLEWGQVYQLKELNDEDKLYALQLRALLRGFELPTDVGLFLLKRVDRDMKTLSNLLDKLDKMTITAQRKLTIPFIKTMFNL; encoded by the coding sequence TTGCCTGTTTCATTGCCGGATACAGAAACATTTACCAGTTTTTATACAGGTGATAATTTACTTTTGCTTAACTATTTAAAAGAAACTTTGAGTAAATCAGGGTTTTGTTTTCTTTATGTTTGGTCTGCTTTTTTATCAGGAAAAACACATCTATTACATGCATCTTGTCACTATTTATCACATTTAGATAAACGAATTAGCTATATTCCCCTTGAACAATATTTATTATTAGAGCCTGATATTTTATTGGGACTTGATGATTATGATCTCGTTTGCTTAGATAATATAGATAAAATAGCGGGTAATAGAGCATGGGAAGAGGCTATTTTTGATCTTTTTAATCGCTTACTTGAAAACAATAATAGTAAACTACTCATTACTGGTAATGCACCGCCTAAGCAGATTCCCTTTATCCTACCAGATTTAATTTCTAGGTTAGAGTGGGGGCAAGTTTATCAATTAAAAGAACTTAATGATGAAGATAAACTATATGCGTTACAACTTAGAGCCCTGTTAAGGGGATTTGAATTACCAACTGATGTTGGATTATTTTTATTAAAACGCGTTGATCGTGATATGAAAACATTATCAAACCTACTTGATAAACTTGATAAAATGACAATAACAGCACAGAGGAAACTTACAATTCCTTTTATTAAAACAATGTTTAATTTATGA
- a CDS encoding Cof-type HAD-IIB family hydrolase — MTNKPDAIIFFDLDGTLLTSDVTVAKTTIEAINNLHNNNIMPVIATGRTVCEVQHIMKQSKIDSIVAMNGQSVFYQGSHVFSNNIDISVIDRVMAYSKTRTNIPLSFYNDKIMRISELSKPAIKFYNFLKQPVPPVDSDIYRSEPIQMLLLLCEDGEEEYIKQFPELCFIRNTQYCVDVFNRGGSKAFGIKKLLENKKLLDVPTYAFGDGLNDLEMFELVDHPIAMGNAVTPLKKLAEFITDDHNNDGIAKGLKHFSLI, encoded by the coding sequence ATGACCAATAAACCTGACGCAATTATTTTTTTTGATTTAGATGGAACATTGCTAACAAGCGATGTTACGGTCGCTAAAACGACTATTGAAGCAATAAATAATCTTCATAATAACAACATTATGCCAGTAATAGCAACAGGTAGAACCGTTTGTGAAGTACAACATATCATGAAGCAATCTAAAATCGATTCAATTGTTGCCATGAATGGTCAATCTGTTTTTTATCAAGGTAGCCATGTTTTTTCTAATAATATTGATATTAGTGTTATTGATAGAGTAATGGCTTATTCTAAAACCAGAACAAATATTCCTCTTTCGTTCTACAATGATAAAATTATGCGAATTTCGGAATTAAGCAAACCAGCGATAAAATTTTATAATTTTTTAAAGCAACCCGTCCCTCCTGTTGATTCGGATATTTATCGTAGTGAACCCATTCAGATGCTGCTTCTACTGTGCGAGGATGGTGAAGAAGAATATATTAAGCAATTTCCAGAGCTGTGCTTTATACGCAACACCCAATATTGTGTTGATGTTTTTAATCGTGGAGGATCAAAAGCATTTGGTATCAAAAAATTATTAGAAAATAAAAAACTTTTGGACGTACCAACTTATGCCTTTGGCGATGGTTTAAATGATCTAGAAATGTTCGAATTAGTTGATCATCCTATCGCTATGGGCAATGCTGTAACACCCTTAAAAAAATTAGCTGAATTTATTACAGACGATCATAATAACGATGGCATTGCTAAAGGATTAAAACACTTCAGTTTAATTTAA
- a CDS encoding anhydro-N-acetylmuramic acid kinase, whose amino-acid sequence MKNSLYIGVMSGTSLDGVDIALVSITKNDISFKLGHTYQIPDNIKSDLLTICEQKQSSLQKLGEIDHQLGELYATAINNFIKNNQINKKNIVAIGCHGQTIYHSPTGHYPFTMQIGDANIIAARTGITTIADFRRRDVALGGQGAPLVPAFHNAIFHNPNKNRVILNIGGISNITVLTPNKPIIGYDTGPGNVLLDSWIMANLNKSYDHDAIWAKTGNINQPLLDQLLQEYYFEQPYPKSTGRELFNLSWLKQKVSKFNLSPQDIQATLVELTVRSTVNELLNKQLLDPSLPCELLICGGGAKNPLIIERFSKLLVNWLVNTTDQHGISGDYMEAIAFAWLAYCRMNNLVSNIPSVTGATKSVSLGVIYPS is encoded by the coding sequence ATGAAAAATTCACTTTATATTGGCGTAATGTCAGGTACTAGTTTAGATGGGGTAGATATAGCCTTAGTTAGCATAACAAAAAATGATATTTCCTTTAAGCTAGGCCATACATATCAAATACCCGATAATATTAAATCTGATTTACTCACTATATGTGAACAAAAGCAAAGTTCATTGCAAAAATTAGGCGAAATAGATCATCAATTAGGTGAATTGTATGCAACAGCAATAAATAATTTTATTAAAAATAATCAAATAAATAAAAAAAATATCGTTGCTATTGGCTGTCATGGACAAACTATTTATCACTCTCCTACGGGTCATTATCCATTTACAATGCAAATCGGCGATGCCAATATCATTGCAGCAAGAACAGGGATTACTACGATTGCTGATTTTCGCCGAAGGGATGTCGCGTTAGGAGGTCAAGGTGCTCCTCTGGTTCCAGCTTTTCATAACGCAATATTTCATAATCCAAATAAAAATAGAGTCATTCTCAATATTGGCGGCATTAGTAATATTACCGTTTTAACACCTAACAAACCAATTATTGGTTATGATACAGGCCCAGGGAATGTATTATTAGATAGTTGGATAATGGCTAATTTGAATAAATCTTATGACCATGATGCTATCTGGGCTAAAACAGGAAACATAAACCAACCACTGCTAGACCAGCTTTTACAAGAATACTATTTTGAACAACCGTACCCTAAAAGCACTGGCCGAGAACTATTTAATCTTAGTTGGTTAAAGCAAAAAGTATCAAAATTTAATCTTTCCCCACAAGATATCCAAGCAACACTTGTTGAGTTAACGGTTAGATCAACAGTAAATGAATTATTAAATAAGCAATTATTGGATCCTTCATTACCTTGTGAATTACTCATTTGTGGCGGCGGAGCAAAAAACCCTTTAATAATTGAACGATTTTCTAAATTATTAGTTAATTGGCTAGTTAACACAACGGATCAGCATGGAATAAGTGGTGATTATATGGAAGCTATTGCTTTTGCTTGGTTAGCTTACTGTCGAATGAATAATTTAGTTAGTAATATACCAAGCGTAACGGGTGCAACTAAATCAGTGAGTTTAGGTGTAATATATCCGAGTTAG
- a CDS encoding L-threonylcarbamoyladenylate synthase, giving the protein MTILSLTQSCEKLTQGEVIAYPTEAVFGLGCDPDNENAVLAILTLKNRPIEKGLILIASNFEQLTPYIDLSKITEKQKKLMLSSWPGPVTWIVAKNNKTPYFLTGQFDSIAIRVTDHPLVRQLCLLFGKPIVSTSANLSGQAPCRTVADVKKQFGINFPVLLGKTGKRKNPSEIRDIKTGLIIRLG; this is encoded by the coding sequence ATGACCATACTTTCATTAACTCAATCATGCGAAAAATTAACTCAAGGTGAGGTTATTGCCTATCCTACAGAAGCTGTTTTTGGTTTAGGCTGCGATCCAGACAATGAAAATGCTGTTTTGGCTATTTTGACTTTAAAAAACCGACCAATTGAAAAAGGATTAATATTAATTGCCAGCAATTTTGAACAGCTCACTCCCTATATCGATCTATCAAAAATAACAGAAAAACAAAAAAAATTAATGCTAAGTTCTTGGCCTGGCCCTGTGACTTGGATTGTAGCTAAAAATAATAAAACTCCGTATTTTTTAACGGGTCAATTTGACTCAATTGCCATTCGCGTTACCGATCATCCTTTAGTTCGACAGCTTTGCTTATTATTTGGTAAACCTATCGTATCGACTAGTGCGAATCTTTCAGGTCAAGCGCCCTGCCGAACAGTAGCTGATGTTAAGAAACAGTTTGGTATCAATTTTCCTGTCCTATTAGGCAAAACAGGTAAAAGAAAAAATCCATCAGAAATTAGAGATATTAAAACAGGGCTAATAATTAGGCTGGGATAG
- the dprA gene encoding DNA-processing protein DprA, which yields MNKYEFLIRFSIVNNKKTAKIRPYLYQASDDIDDSFLLHQLNFNPDQVKQFYRYDITETLDWVNKDNHFLISYYDQFYPESLKQISCAPLLLFGIGDPNLLTTPQIAMVGSRIFSEYGAHWGRYFASELAINGLTITSGLALGIDAICHRGALDVTGKTIAVLGSGLLNITPKTNYSLAKDIIANKGTIISEFLPDKPAQPKHFPRRNRIISGLCLGTFVIEASEKSGSLITARYALEQNRDVFALPGDIDNSNCNGTHWLIKQGAYLVTKPIDILEHYSSSLSWVKKSVEQQVDNLTIIHPEILATINNQATPIDIIADKMGLSVAEVSIKLIELELEGLIESVSGGYVRSKFL from the coding sequence GTTTTTAATTCGATTTTCAATAGTTAATAATAAAAAAACAGCTAAAATTAGACCGTACCTTTACCAAGCTAGTGATGATATTGACGACAGCTTTTTATTACATCAACTTAATTTTAACCCCGATCAGGTTAAGCAATTTTATCGATATGATATAACCGAAACATTAGACTGGGTAAATAAAGATAATCACTTTTTAATTAGTTATTACGACCAATTTTATCCTGAAAGTCTAAAACAAATTAGCTGTGCGCCTTTATTACTATTTGGCATAGGCGATCCAAATTTATTAACAACGCCGCAAATAGCAATGGTTGGTAGCAGAATTTTTAGTGAATATGGTGCGCATTGGGGACGTTACTTTGCAAGTGAGCTTGCTATTAATGGACTAACAATTACTAGTGGTTTAGCATTAGGCATTGACGCTATTTGTCATCGTGGTGCGCTTGATGTTACAGGAAAAACAATTGCTGTTTTAGGTAGTGGTTTATTGAATATCACACCGAAGACTAATTATAGTTTAGCCAAAGATATTATCGCAAACAAAGGCACAATTATTTCTGAATTTTTACCAGATAAACCTGCACAACCAAAACACTTCCCTCGACGAAATCGTATTATTAGCGGGCTTTGTTTAGGTACATTTGTCATTGAAGCCTCTGAAAAAAGTGGTTCATTAATTACGGCTCGTTATGCATTAGAGCAAAATCGAGATGTTTTTGCACTACCTGGTGACATAGATAACTCAAATTGTAATGGTACCCATTGGTTAATCAAACAAGGCGCTTATTTAGTCACAAAACCAATCGATATTTTAGAACACTATTCAAGCAGCTTATCATGGGTAAAAAAGAGTGTTGAACAACAAGTCGATAATCTAACAATTATCCATCCAGAAATACTAGCGACAATAAATAATCAAGCTACACCCATCGATATTATTGCCGATAAAATGGGGTTATCCGTTGCGGAGGTTTCAATAAAATTAATTGAATTAGAGCTAGAAGGATTAATTGAATCTGTTAGTGGAGGCTATGTTCGCAGTAAATTCCTATGA